The Triticum aestivum cultivar Chinese Spring chromosome 3A, IWGSC CS RefSeq v2.1, whole genome shotgun sequence genome includes a region encoding these proteins:
- the LOC123060872 gene encoding uncharacterized protein: MCGSSKKRKMIDLIELPPDLNEIPHDMDQQQPGVPLGASADYGRENEHSVYYTQTSRGPNPMGHDNVAGQSSTCGAPVVVSLQSESHTLDDTGSAANVPGPTRTKLGAGAVDGDVQGEEGEDEAGSQPMEPYVGMRFDNLQIAKDHYNSYALWMGFSVKMNTSRRTTLTNVLVKQQFCCNKYKKTKANDGGVEAPPILDPIPDPKPVDSDEEMEDEPPIFAEEEAGPSKKNKNWKHETIK; the protein is encoded by the coding sequence ATGTGTGGCAGTAGCAAAAAAAGGAAAATGATTGATCTCATTGAGTTGCCTCCCGATCTCAATGAGATTCCTCATGATATGGATCAGCAGCAACCCGGCGTACCACTAGGAGCTAGTGCTGATTATGGGAGAGAAAATGAGCACTCTGTTTACTACACACAGACAAGTCGTGGGCCTAACCCTATGGGCCATGACAATGTGGCAGGGCAGTCATCAACCTGTGGTGCCCCTGTAGTGGTGTCTTTGCAGTCAGAGAGCCATACTCTTGATGACACGGGCAGTGCGGCAAATGTTCCTGGTCCAACTAGGACTAAGCTAGGAGCAGGTGCTGTTGACGGTGATgtgcaaggagaagaaggagaggatgaggctggttctcaacccatggaaccctatgttggcatgaggtttgacaaccttcaaattgctaaggatcaCTACAACAGCTACGCCCTATGGATGGGTTTCTCTGTCAAGATGAACACCTCTAGGCGGACAACTCTCACCAATGTATTGGTAAAACAACAATTTTGTTGCAACAAGTACAAGAAGACCAAAGCTAATGATGGAGGAGTTGAGGCTCCTCCTATCCTGGACCCCATACCAGATCCAAAACCTGTTGATagtgatgaggaaatggaagatgaaCCTCCAATCTTTGCTGAAGAGGAGGCTGGTCCTAGTAAGAAAAATAAGAATTGGAAACACGAGACAATAAAGTAG